CCCAGATTAATCGACCTTCCTTAGCCTTTAGAATACTCCTCAGTCTAATGAGCAGCACTCATCGGTTTATGAGAAATATCGATTAATTAATGTTATAAATAATTAAGTGAAAGCTTGAAAATAAAAATATAAATATTGATTTATTTATTATTTAAGCATATCATAATATTAATTGACTTATTACCTGCGTCTTACCCTATATGCAGTTAATGAATGTAGTGTGTGCATTCTTATGAAGCCCCTCGCCTCCTCCTCGCTTGGGTACCAACCACCCACGTAATCCACAAGATCTTCACTATAACTAGCGTATGGACTCTCCCTACCGAGTATTGTTAAGCCACCGAAAATCTTAACCTTAACTATACCACTAACCCACCTGTTCATGGTCCTAATAAGACCATCAAGCTCCTCACGCAGTGGTTCATGCCATAAGCCGCTATAGACCAGGTCAGTCCAGGTCTGATCAATCATCTTCTTAAACCTATACTCAAGTGGTGTATAGACAAGTTTCTCCAAGTCCCTATGAGCCTCAATAAGTGTTAATGCAGCCGGAGCCTCATAGACCTCCCTAGACTTAAAACCAACAACTCTATTCTCAATATGGTCAATTCTGCCAAAACCATGTGCGCCAACCACCTTATTAAGCAGCGATATTAAGCTTACCAGGTCAATTTTCTCGCCATTAACCGCCACGGGCAATCCCTCTCTAAACTCAATCTCAAGTATGAGAGAACCATTGACCTTCTCAGATGGTACTGTCCATTTAAAGGCATCTTCAGGAACTTCGATGTTAGGATCATCTATTTCATGACCCTCTATACTCCTTGACCACAGATTATCATCAATACTAAACCTACTATGTATGTTTGGTATTGGGATACCATGCCTCCTTGCATACTCAATCTCCTCGGCCCTATTCATACTCCAAATCTTCGCTGGCTCAATAATCATGAGATCGGGCGCTAAGGCCATTAATGCCTCGTTAAACCTGACCTGGTCATTGCCTTTAGACGTGGATCCATGCGCAATGGCATCACAGCCCTCCTTCCTGGCCACCTCAACGACCTTCTCAGCAATTAATGGCCTAGCCAATGCCGTACCCAATGGGTACTTATCCTCATAGAGAGCATTAGTCATTATCGCCATTGCCACAGGACCCTCGGCAAATTCCCTCTTAGCATCAATGGTGTAATGCTTAAGGGCACCTGCCTTATATGCTCTCTCCTCAATGTCCCTGAGATCATCATCCTGCCCAACATCCACCGTGACTGTTATAATCTCTGCATCAAACCTCTCCTTAAGCCAGTGAATTGCTACTGTTGTGTCGAGACCTCCTGAGTAGGCGAGTGCGATTTTACTGGGTTTCCTAAGTACCGGTTTAGGGAATTCACGACCACTCTAAACCCTATGTATTAATAAGCCTTACCCTCAATAACCTATATAATTATATAATTAACCAACCACCGCGATGGCGGGTTTCGAGAGATTCCTTAACTCCCTTGACACATCCTCAGGCCTTAACCCACTTATGTAGCTAATGAACTTCTCATAGTAATCAGCTGGTAAGCCATAGGTTGGTATTACCGAATAAAGCATTGCCACACCCTCTGGTGACTCGGCAGTGACCTTAATTCTACCAATCCTATTCTTAATGGCCATATTCAATTCCTCCTCAGAAATCACTTGATTACCTATTGTGCCAAGCATAACATCGATAGTCTCCTTAATGACCTCCCTACGCACACCAGCCATTGCAATAAGTACGCCCGAACTACCCAATGGCCAATACATGGAGTACGCGTAGTAAGCAAGGCCCCTCTTCACCCTAACTTCCCTGTAAAGTCTCGATATTAAGCCCATACCTCCGAGTATGGTATTCATCACTGTAACCCTAAAGGAGCCCTCTAGATTCGAA
This is a stretch of genomic DNA from Vulcanisaeta moutnovskia 768-28. It encodes these proteins:
- a CDS encoding argininosuccinate synthase, encoding MALAYSGGLDTTVAIHWLKERFDAEIITVTVDVGQDDDLRDIEERAYKAGALKHYTIDAKREFAEGPVAMAIMTNALYEDKYPLGTALARPLIAEKVVEVARKEGCDAIAHGSTSKGNDQVRFNEALMALAPDLMIIEPAKIWSMNRAEEIEYARRHGIPIPNIHSRFSIDDNLWSRSIEGHEIDDPNIEVPEDAFKWTVPSEKVNGSLILEIEFREGLPVAVNGEKIDLVSLISLLNKVVGAHGFGRIDHIENRVVGFKSREVYEAPAALTLIEAHRDLEKLVYTPLEYRFKKMIDQTWTDLVYSGLWHEPLREELDGLIRTMNRWVSGIVKVKIFGGLTILGRESPYASYSEDLVDYVGGWYPSEEEARGFIRMHTLHSLTAYRVRRR